From the genome of Pseudomonas bubulae:
CATCGCCGCTGTCCACCTCCACCGGGCTGAACAACGCTTGGGCACCGCGCTCGCTCAGCCAGTGCTGGATCCGCGTGGCAAAACCGCAAAAGTGCGGGTATTGACGATCGCCCAGTGCCAGCACCGAGTACTTGAGGCGGTTCAGTCCCAGAGGCTGGCCGAGGATCTTGCGTTCAAAGCCCCGCGCGCTATCAGGCGCTTCGCCATCGCCAAAGGTGCTCACCACAAACAGCGCGTTGCTGGCCTGTTGTAAATCGTTTTCGCTCAGGGCGGCCAAGGGCTGCACCCGTACCGGCAATCCGGCGGCTTGCAATTGCCCGGCGGTCTGCCAGGCCAGTTGCTCGGCAAAGCCGCTCTGGCTGGCAAAACCGATCAGCCAGGACGGCGTATCGCTGCTCGTAGCGGCAAAACCCTGGCGTGCCTGCTTGATCTGACGCTTTTTACGTCGACGGTCCAGATACAGCAACCAGCCGGTTATAAAGAACAGCGGCATGCTCAGGCTGGCTACGGTCACCAGCACGCGCCCGGTAATGCCCCAGTAACTGCCTGTGTGCAGCGCGTAAATGCTGGTCAGTAATTGTGCCTTGTAGGACTTGTCGTCATAACGATCGACTTTTTTGACGGCACCGGTGGCCGGGTCGAGCACAATCTGGTTGAACGCGCGCTCATGGGGTGAGGTGTTCAATAGGTAGAACACCGTGGCAGGCTGGCCGGCCACTGGCGGCATACGCACGTTGTACATGCTCAACTCAGGCCCGGCGGTTTTCTGGATGCTGGCCCAAATGGCATCGTAATCGGCGACCGGAGCTGGCCCGGCTGGCCCGCCCTGACCACGGGGGGCGCGACCGCCGCCCTGGCGCTGCTCGCCGCTCGGGGCATCGGACAGGAGTTTTTGCAGGCCCTGGTTGTACCACTCATAGGACCACGACAAGCCGGTCAGTGCGGCCAGCAGATAAAAGACCATGCACCAGGTGCCCGCCACGGCGTGCAGGTCCCAGTTGAAGCTGCGACCTTTTTTCGCCCAGTCCAGGGTCAGCCAGGTGCGCCAGTTAAGCGCCTGGCGCGGCCAGCGTAGGTACAGGCCCGAGAGGCAGAAGAACACCAGCATCAGGGTGCAGGCGCCGGTGATCTGGCGACCGCTCTGGCCCATGGCCAGGAAACGGTGCAATTGCAGCATCAGGTCGAAAAAGCCCTGGCCGTTGGCCTCGCCCTGATAGGTACCGGTATAGGGGTCAACATAACGCAACTGGCCACGACGCTCGCCCGGTGGCGGGGTGAAGAAGATGCGTGCAGCGGTGCCGCTGTCCACGCCCACCCAGAGCATGGCGACTTGCTTGCCCTCGGTGGCCTCGACCCTGCGCACCAGCTCGGCCGGTGGCAGCACGCCGCTGTCGAGTTTCTCGACCTTGAGCACTGAAGGGTTGAGCAAGTTCAGCAGCTCGTCCTGAAACGACACCGTGGCACCGGTTATCCCCATCAGGGCCAGAACCAGCCCGGCGGTTATGCCGAAAAACCAGTGCAGCTGAAACAGTGTTTTCTTGAACACAACGACCGCCTTGCTTGCTCAATTGAATTCATCACGGCGCAGTATGCCGTGTACGTCTTTTTACACACAAAAGCCCCGACCATTGAATGGACGGGGCCTGGTTCAGCTCAACTTCGAGTTAGAAGTGGAAGCTGGTGGTCAACAGGGCAGTACGGCCCGCTGCCTGGTTTGCAAAGTGAGTCGAAAAAGCTTTGTCGTAATAAGTCTTGTCGGTCAGGTTTTGCACGTTCAGTTGCAGATCGACGTTTTTAGTCAGTTTGTAGCTGGCCATTGCGTCATAGCGGGTATAGGACGGTACATAGGTCGAGTTAGCGACGCTGCC
Proteins encoded in this window:
- a CDS encoding sulfite reductase flavoprotein subunit alpha, which gives rise to MFKKTLFQLHWFFGITAGLVLALMGITGATVSFQDELLNLLNPSVLKVEKLDSGVLPPAELVRRVEATEGKQVAMLWVGVDSGTAARIFFTPPPGERRGQLRYVDPYTGTYQGEANGQGFFDLMLQLHRFLAMGQSGRQITGACTLMLVFFCLSGLYLRWPRQALNWRTWLTLDWAKKGRSFNWDLHAVAGTWCMVFYLLAALTGLSWSYEWYNQGLQKLLSDAPSGEQRQGGGRAPRGQGGPAGPAPVADYDAIWASIQKTAGPELSMYNVRMPPVAGQPATVFYLLNTSPHERAFNQIVLDPATGAVKKVDRYDDKSYKAQLLTSIYALHTGSYWGITGRVLVTVASLSMPLFFITGWLLYLDRRRKKRQIKQARQGFAATSSDTPSWLIGFASQSGFAEQLAWQTAGQLQAAGLPVRVQPLAALSENDLQQASNALFVVSTFGDGEAPDSARGFERKILGQPLGLNRLKYSVLALGDRQYPHFCGFATRIQHWLSERGAQALFSPVEVDSGDAEALHQWQQQLSQLTGGTPNANWQAPGYNNWPLTERKLLNPGSSGSGVYLLGLSAPDTNSLWQAGDLVEVMPRQSSWAVEHFLEGLGLSADTPVQLDGLQETLAQALAGRQLPENRGHLVGMHAQALVDALIPLNMREYSIASIPQDGLLELIVRQERHADGSLGIGSGWLTEHAAVGSAISLRVRRNSGFHLPAEPVPMILLGNGTGLAGLRSLLKARIAQSQQRNWLFFGERNAEHDFYCRDELQGWLASGDLARLDLAFSRDQAQKVYVQDRLRESAEQVRQWLDQGAAIYICGSLQGMAAGVDQALIDMLGAEAVERLIEQGRYRRDVY